The Candidatus Eisenbacteria bacterium DNA segment CCATGGCGTCGCCGCTCTCATCTTCGACAAGCGCGGTGTCGGGAAATCAACGGGCGACTGGCGCCAGGCGACGCTCGAGGATCTCGCCTCGGACGGCGCGGCTGCGGTCGCGCGGCTCCAGAGCGAGCCCAGGATCGACAAGCGTCGCATCGGAATTCACGGCCACAGCCAGGGCGGAACGCTGGCGCCTCTCATCGTGGCGCGCTCGAACCAGGTCGCGTTCGTGATCGGGTCCGCCGCGGCCGGAGTGCCGCCCGACTCCGGGGAGATCTTCAGCGTGCTGAACTCGGTCTATCCCAAGGCGAAGACCGCAGCGGACTCGGCGAACGCCCGCGCGTACGTTTCCGAGCTGGTCGAGTTCGCCTATTGGGGTGGTGGCTCGCGTGCGAAACTCGACTCACTCGTCGCGGTGTCGAAAGACCAGCCCTGGTTCTTCGCTCCTCCCGCTCCCGACAATTCCTACTGGACGTTCTCGAAGGTGTTCGCCCGGTACCGGCCGCTCGAGTCGTGGGCGCGCGTCCGCGTGCCCGTGCTGCTCGTGTACGGAGCGGACGACCAGCGCGTGCCGGCGGCGGAGAGCGCGTCCCGGATCGCCGCCAAGCTGCGGCACACGGGAAACCGAGACGTCACGGTCCGGATCTTCCCTGGCGCGGATCACACCTTCCGGCTGAAACCGGGCCCAAGCGGCTGGCCGGACACGGCGCCGGGCTACGTGTCGAGCCTCCTCGACTGGGTGGCGATACAAAGGGGACGGAGGTGACGTCGGCTTGAGTCAGCTCGGCTTCGGTCACGTGGTCGTTGATCGAGACGCGGCGGAGCATCAGGGTTTCGCCGCATTCGCGGCGATCGCGACGCGAAGCTTTTGGATCATTCCCCCGAGCTCGCCTTGCGCTGCCCAGCCGTGTGCCTTTGCGAGCGTTTCGGCCTCGTTCCATGCGGCCTGGGCCGCATCTCGATCGCCAACACTCAGCTCCAACTCACCGCGAACGCAGAGGAGCTTGCACAGCTCCACCGGGTGACCTACCTCGCGCAGGATGGTCTCGGCATCGGCCAGCTCGCGTCGGGCATCGTCGTTCCTTCCTTCTCGGTGGGACAGCTGACCTAGCAGCCTCAGCGCATATTCCTCCTGAAGGCGTGTTCCGACCACGCGATGATGCGCCAGTGCCGTCATGAAGCAGACCCGCGCCTCCTCGAGCCGGCCTTGCTCGAGATGCAGCCTGCCCAGGTTGCTGAGGAAGAGGCCCTCATTTCGACGGTCGCCCATTTCACGCGCCATGAGGACGGCGGAGTCGTAGCAGGCGCGTGCTTCCTGGAATTGTCCCATCTCGAAGTGCAGGTTTCCGAGATTCCCGACTGTTTGACACTCGTAGGAGCGATCCCCCACCTCGTGGGAAATTTCCAGGGAGGCCGTGTGCTCGGCTAAAGCCTCCGCAAATCGGCACCGTTCGCGGTACAGGGTACCGAGGAACCCGTGGACCTGAGCCTCGCGCCTGCGATTCCCCGTTTCACGCAAGAGCTCGAGTGCGGACTGGTAGTGGGAGCCTGCCTTCTCGTAGTCACCCTTGATGTGATGGACGATCCCTAGGCTGCTGAGCACGTGTCCCGCGCGTCCGAGGTCTCCCTCGGATCGATGCAGGGCGAGAGCCTCCTCGTAATGGGCACGGGCCGCTTCGAGCGCACCATCGTCGAACTCGAGATTTCCGAGCCAACCCGCCATGAACGCCACCAGTCGTAGGTCGGACGTTTCACGAGCCAGACCAAGCGCCTCGTCTGCTTGAGCACGCGCCGATTGCTTCAGACCCGCCAATCGCTCCATCCGCGAAAGCGCGCAAAGAGTCCAGACTCGGTCAGCCCCCCGCAGGTCGTCGAGCCTCAGGACTTCGCGCCCGATCTCCATGCCCGTTCCGAAGGGACCTCTCAGAGCGAACACTTCGGCCGCGGCCCGATAGGTTGCGGCTGCCATGGCACCGT contains these protein-coding regions:
- a CDS encoding alpha/beta fold hydrolase, which produces HGVAALIFDKRGVGKSTGDWRQATLEDLASDGAAAVARLQSEPRIDKRRIGIHGHSQGGTLAPLIVARSNQVAFVIGSAAAGVPPDSGEIFSVLNSVYPKAKTAADSANARAYVSELVEFAYWGGGSRAKLDSLVAVSKDQPWFFAPPAPDNSYWTFSKVFARYRPLESWARVRVPVLLVYGADDQRVPAAESASRIAAKLRHTGNRDVTVRIFPGADHTFRLKPGPSGWPDTAPGYVSSLLDWVAIQRGRR